The Spinacia oleracea cultivar Varoflay chromosome 2, BTI_SOV_V1, whole genome shotgun sequence DNA segment GTATCTTGTTGATTTAGTTCCTGTTTGTCTTGCGTTGATTGATTCTTCTTTTGAGATGTTAATAGCTTTTAACCTGTTTTTGCTTAATATTGGAAAAATTTAACCGACTACTGTGTGGGATTTTGCTGCACTGCTGTGGTGTAGAATCATATGGTGGATAATATTCAAACTCCTTAACAATCTGTTTACTCACTATATCATGTGATGAGGATGATTTAGGATGGTCTTCGCCCATGTATCTTAATCAGAGCACTACGTACGACTTGATCTGGAAGTTTTGTTGTGCTATATATGCTTTCCCTCAGATTGGCATCTTTTTAGTTTTTGTTTGCAATATCAGCAGGTGTTCCTTTTCTGCCATAGGATATGAGAGGACAACTTCTCTCTTTAAAAATTTGACTTGTTAATAGCAATTTGGTATATCAAGGTGCATTTTTCTTTTCCTGCACTGCTGTGTTGTAGAATCATATGGTGGATAATATTCAAACTCCTGAACAATCTGTTTACTCACTATATCTTGTGATGAGGATGAATTACGATGGTCTTCGCCCATGTATCTTAATCAGAGCACTACGTACGACTTGATCTAGAGGTTTTGTTGTGCTATATATGCTTTAGCTCAGATTggcattttttttagtttttgtttGCAATATCAGCAGGCGTTCCTTTTCTGCCATAGGATATGAGAGGACAACTTCTCTCTTTAGAAATTTGACTCTTGTTAATAGCAATTTGGTATATCAAGttgcattttgttgttgttgatagTTTGAACTCCCTATATAAGGTCTAGATTGGTATGTGGTTAATATCATTATCTCTTTCTCTTATTGAGTGAGTTTGGCCTTTGTGGAAGTTATCAACCATAAGAAAAGTACTGAGATCTTACTTTACTATCTGTTCTTTACACCATTTCTACACTGCATATCTTGTTTCATGCTGGAAGATATACCGTGTATACTTGGTAGTTTAGCATGAATATAGAAGTTCTTCTGTATCTGTTTGTTGCTTATCTTTCTTAAGCAGTTAAGCCCCCTTTTTCTTCCGGTTTTTTTTCCCAGGAGGATCTTCTGAGGAGGTTGAGGAAATGACTGTTAACGAAGAAACAGAATGGTTACATATTTCTCAAGCACAGTCAAGGTATGCTTCTCTCATCTTGTCTAACACTTGATAGTTGATACAGTATGATGTATCCATTGCAGTGTTCTATCATCCTGTTTGGTGGTTAGTAATTTAAATTACGTTCGTCACTGCAATTAGTGAAAAAAAAAGAAGGCATCATGTCCGATCCACTAGGATTACTAGAAAGAAGTGTTTGACCTTGGAAGATCACTTTGGATGGTGGTGTATGTAATTTTTTGTGAAGTCTGGAGATGGAGTAATGCTGAAATTTGGATTGTGCTGACTTAAAACTATCttggttttgttttttaatGTTTCATTTGGCTTCTGCAAGTCCCTATTCTTGTTAAATTGTTCATTATGATCACATCCTTATTGAGTCTTTCTGTATTTAATATGAACGTCTGTAATGTGGTTGTTCGTTCCCCATTGTCATCTCTTTCTCCACCTGATAATACTTAACCCCAAACGGGTCAAGTTTGGGCGACTCATCAAACTTTTCATTTGCCACAAATCTTtttcaaataagtttatttgGATTCGACTTTATTCTACGAAAATTACCCCCATCCTATGTTACTCAGATACCCCATATTTGCTGTAGTACCAGTGGCGATACAACCCGACACGGATCCAGGATTCCAGGTATTAGATATGGGTATGGTTTGAGGAGAAATCTGTCAATTGAAGAAGAAATCCATCAAAATAAGTAAGTACACATTGGGGGTTTTGTTCTACAGAGAGGCTAGTCGGTCGAGATTGCAGGGGCTCTGGTTATCTTCTCCGATGATTTGTTCAatggtttctctctcctctatttGTGTGGCTGGTGAAATAGTAGTTTTAGCTCTTTTTTATCCTCAACTTTTTTGGTGCTGGTGTACAGACTTAACACATGACTGCTAGGGTTTGAGAGTCTGAGACTCATTATTAGTGGTGTTTTTGGGGGTGCATGAAACGTTTCTAGAGTGTTTTATGTGGTATGGTTTTTGGTAATTACCTATGTGATTTGGTTTCAGTTGTGTTTaggtgttttttgttttttttggatACCTTTATTTTCAGAAAGTATTGGGTAGAATTGATAGTTGTAAGTGTTGAGCTTGCCTTTTTCTATATGTCCTCATAATTGGGAGCTTAGTTTCAAAAAGCGCGCCTAGGCGCAGCCTTCGGCGCCTTCAGCTCTCCAGGCCCACTGATAAGTCTCCAGGCGCAATAGGGTGACGTGGAtccttttatttactttttttttatctttcttAACACACCCCATGTGATCTATCAACGGTCATATCTCTAGAACCTAAGCTTTTTGGGATAATATgagttaattttcatatttccaGCTTGTAATTACCATAGAAGGTTCTAATTTTGGCACTCCATCAATGGGATCACCGATGCTTATGAACCGGCAAGAAAATATGGCACTCCAATAGTATTATTTGTTTTGAGTACATGTTGTGTGAATTTTGTTCTATACCGAACTTTAAGGTTTATTAGGAAATTATGTACGCATCCAAAAGGCGTGCGCCTTGCGCCTAGGCTCCATGACCCTTGTGCGCCTTGCGCCTTTTTAAACTAAGATTGGGAGGAGTAAGCAATCAATTGCTTGGGGGATTCATGGATATGCTCTACAAGTCTACTGCTGTACTTGAAGGTGATAACGCAATGCCGCTATGGCTAGATGTTATTCTTTGTTCGAGGTGGCATTCTTTTTTATTCCGTACGGTGAAAGAGTGGGAATGTGATGAGAAATACTGGGACTTGCCTTTCTCACGACTTACCAGTGAAGTGATGTGAAAAGTTGCTTTATCAATTTCTATAATCCCATTGTTAAAAGTTAAAACTGAAGGTAAAGTCCGTGAAGACACAATTGTGGGTTCAGTGGAGTTTCTGTAGGTTGCTTGATGGGGAAGAGATTTTGTCTCTCTTGCCAAAATTATCGGGGGAGAAAGGCTTCCATCATAGCTAGCTCATCTCTTTATCTTTTAATATGAATGTTGTTAATGCTCCCTCTGCCCATTTAAGTTCAGAACTTCAGATATACCGTATTTGGGTGTCGATGTGTCCCCTAATTTCAGTCAGATATATCTCATTTGGCTGTCCCAAAATGTAGTTCACACGCCTTTTTTGCAAGCCTTTTTCTCTGTACTTGCATAAATGTTGAGCCTTATACCTAGGTTCTTACCTAGCTACCTTCCACTATTTTCACCTCTCTCCTTGATAcgaagtacttcctccgtttcttatTAGATAACACAATTGggttttggacactattcacacaagctcatttgacttgcttttgtgatttatacttaagaaaaaacatagtcttgtggggtcttattagattcgtctcaataaatattttttaaatatcaactttatataattttttcttatccgtagttgaagatattaatgtgtaaaatcgtgcattggcaaacatgcctaaataattgtgtcatttaaaaaagaacagtgGAAGTATTTGTTATTGTGAACCGAAATAGAGGCAGAGGGAGTAAGTCAAATAACATATTTTTCGTAGGCAACCTCCAAAATTTACCCTAGTTATCACCCTCAGTCTCGTGCAAAAGTGAAACTGATCACTTGCCCTTGGTCATTGATTTTGTTATTGCTGTTTGAATTTGTCTTCATGTGATGTTGGGTTCCAAGCCGATAGAGCCATTGATGCCTTTAGTAGCCTAAAAAATGAAGACGAACTGAGGTGGGGTTGCATGTATAAGAGCTGGTTCTCGACTATCTGTCGCTGCACATGAGAGCAACGGAACCAGGGATTTTTTATGAAGAGTTTGCATCTCTGTTACAGCCAATTGGCACAAATTACTAGGCCATATTTGAGGCCTGGTCACTTACCCTAGACTCTATGCATAGGATAGCTCAACACTTGTCATGACCTGACTTAGTGAACCAAGCATGTTCTTTGAAGGAGACAGACCGTCCCTATCAAAGGCCTCACCGCTTCACCGTAGCCTGGTTCTCCTGATTCTGATCTCCCTGACAGATGATAATCAGTCCAGCTTTGCTCCAGGCCTCCACGGTTGTTACTTCTTCATGGATGTTCTAGTGGAATTCTGTGGGAATGCCTTTTTGTCAGTGAGTTCTCTAATCCTATATGTGATTGAGTACATCACAATTTATGATGAACTAGACTAATAGGAAGGGGCACTTTAGGTATTGCATAATTAGTTTGTCAAGGGTAGCTTGAAGAGCTAGTTAGTTCGTTGGTTAGATGAAAAAAGACTCAGAAAAGCTATAAATAAGGGAGTGTGGGTAAAGAGAAGGATATCCAGCATATTGAATCGTTATTTTGCTTTGTTTAGGTCTTGGGAGTGAATCAGGCCACTCGAAAGCTTGATAACTATCATCAATTTCTGTAATTCCATTATTATCAACTAAAAATCTTTCTTCTTTAATTTCTGTTGTAGTTATGTTAACTCATAACATAATTGCATTTGGTACTTCATACTCTGTAGTCTGTATTCGTTAAAACTGTTAGGTTGCTTACTCAACTATCTGTTTTTTCATGCTTTTGTTATGGCTTTTAGCTGAGTTTGTACGCAACCACAATTCTGTTACCATTATGTAGATAAACTGGATACCCATTACGCTTTTTTTTTGCAGAGTAGCACCTTTTAGAAATAAGGCCATAGATAAATGGCAGAGAAAAGCGGATGTCCACAGTGGTGGTGCTGCAAAGAAAGTGAAATTGTTGGCCTTTAACCAGGTAAGGTGCATCACTACACTAGAAGTCATTCTGTGTTGTTGTTAGATGTCCCCTGGTTATCTCATTCTTTCTATGGTTATAGAATATAAGTGATCAAGTGGCAACATACATGAGGGATCCAAGTAAAATGATTAAGAGTATGCAGCTGAGAAGAGAAATAGTTGGTGTATTTGGCAACGTAAGTTTTTAATATGGTGCCTTAATTTGATATACAAACTTTTTGTCCTCTATCTATTAACTTTGATGTTGATTCTTTCATGGTAGATTGCTAAGCAAGTGGGCAACGCCAATGAAGAGGTATATTCTCTAAGCTGGTTACTTCTTTTTACTGTTATGGCTCCCTAGACCACTCTCTAATTATATGAAGCTGTTTATTTTTGGTGGGGCGGAGGAGGTTTATAGCGGTCGAGACTTTAGTATTACTCCGTATCAGATTGGACAATACAACTAACCTCTGCTGGGTCTTGTGGTCTGATATCTCGTTAAGCGTTTTTCGTATCCATCCTCTACATGCATCAATCCCATGACCCCGATCAGCCCTTTTTAACCATAAATAGCTGTGATCTTCTTCTCCTATGTTGTGATTGTGCACAATTCTCCTCAGTGGAAGCatgattaattttcttttttcaattAGGGAAACACTGAGGGTGACCCTGAGCTTCTGGACGACTCTGAATTCTACCAACAATTGCTGAAGGAGTTCTTTGAGACAATTGACCCATCATCTTCCGGTAAGTTCCCGTTGATCGACAAATTGATCATACATACTTCATACTTTATGCTTGTATATAATGAGCAATCTAAAGAACAAATCTTTACAATAAACTTTGCAGAGTCAGCATTTTATGCTTTGAAAAGGCTACAAACCAAGAAAAGGAAAGTGGTAGACCGCCGAGCCTCTAAGAGCCGAAAAATCAGGTCTGTTTCTCAGTCTTTTGGTCTTACCTTTTCCAATTTATTGATATTCTCCTGAAACTTAAATTGTGTTAATGATTTTGTGGCAGGTATCATGTCCATGAAAAAATAGTCAATTTCATGGCTCCTGAACCGATAGACCTCCCCCCAATGGCTCCCAAGTTATTTGAGAATTTGTTCGGGTTGAGAACTCAAAAACCTACCTCCGCTGCGTAGAATATTactttttcattttgaattttgtttcgGCTATTTATCATTCAGTTTAGTAGTTGGAAAAATGATTTTCAAGCATCATGGCTTCTGATATTGAAATATAGTTCTTATTGACTTGTCGAAGTTTTGGGCTTCTGGGATAAGATGGCTTAGATTGATTGTCTTGTGTTTCGACAATTTATCTAAAATTGTTTATCTAAAATTGTATTCCTTCTTTGGGCGTCTGTAATCTGTCCTTGGAAATCCAAATGATATCTGGCAGTTTGATGAAATTCTTGCTGCTGTCAATGTAATTCATTTTTGTCAAACAGATAttattatgattttttatttgttttttgtttgccTCATTTGAAACAATTTATTTGAAGAAAGAAATTCTGACCAGGTATGAAAATGAAATCGTTTACTAAGGTTTTCTTTTGATGTTAGTGGCTAAACTTTCAAAAATATGGTAGATTGATTATGGAGGTGAGCGACATCGACAAGTAGTAGaaggtttttcaatttttataatggataaccatttgtttttgttatACTTATAGCTATGTCATGGGAGATGGTTATGGTCTTCATATAGTTTAATCTAGACagtttccattttttttaaaatcaagCATAAAAAATGAGATTTTTTATCCTAATTTGTTTATATCATTGAAATTTGAGTTACTTTGGCTAAAATGATAAAAGATGTTAACATTTCTGCCTCCTTTTCAATAAATTCTCAATCTATCGTGCTCATTAGTATTCGTTTAGATATTGATATTTTCGGTTCAATAATAAATCGCCGATTGAAGTTGGTGATTTTACTGTACAACATCGTAAATTCAATTGATGatttttattgttaattttcaCGGTCATTTTGTTTGTTCACTTCCACTAACTAAAACAAAGGCAAAATGCCAACTTCATTAGATGTATTCTTCTTACGTCGCTAATTCAATTGTCGATTTAGTCGACTACATCACTAATTGAGTTGGCGATGTAGTCCTgacttgttaaaaaaaaataaggacAAAAGAAAAGGACCGATTTTCTTTGATGATGTGGATGGaaattacaaattaattaaaatagggGTGTATTTCAGAATTTTGGCattttttaacaattttgcTGGAAATCGGAATTCCTAGAaagaattaatttattaaaaaaaaagaataaaaacccCAAATGAATTTTCTTTCCCCACAGTCAAACTCCAACTCTCAGCTGCTCTTCCTCTCCTCCGTCGTTCTAATTGCCTCCTCCAGCAAAAACACCAGCTTCCAGTTGCATCACCCCCTCTGATCGGCGGCGCCTCTGCCAACCACCTCTCCATCTCCGGGGCTTCTATTCTGGGTGCTTGACGACAGTGTATAGCGTCTTTTCCTCAAGTATTTTTTTCACTTTTCTATTTTGTATCGATTTTTTTTGCGTGTTTTTCTGTTgattttgtttgcatttttatAGATCCAAAAATGTTTAAATACATTCCGTCTCCTGATATGATGTTTCAATGGTGAAATCTTGTTCAATTTTTTGTTAGCTTTGTTTTggtgttgtttttattttaattagtcTATATACCCCGTTCGTAATTGTAGTTGAAAATCCTATTATACATTTttcaatttgtttttgtttaaatATTGGAGATGTGTTGGGGCTGATTTGGTGTTTCTAAGAAGGGAGCAGAGTACAAAAGAGCAATAATTTAAGGGCATAATAAAGTTtagtttgattgaattgtttttatCTATAATTTATAAGACTGAACAATAATTTGTgcaatattttttataatttgaatTGGAAGCTTGAGGAAATGTTGAGGAATTAGTTTTGTTCATGACAAGATAGTGAATTAGGTTAGATTCTAACTTTTGATTCCTTAATATGTTTGATGATTAACAAGGCCTCAAATCCTTAATGCCATTGAAGCATCTGAACTATTCGACCTACTTTCACAACACTTTATTTTAAAACCCTTTTTATGTTGGGATAGAAGACTATGAAAATGGGCCTTTTCTCCCTGTTCCCAGAGGCTCGGTGACGGGCATGTTTATCTGGAAGCCAATTACCACCTCTTAACCATAGCCTTGTTATTCCTGTTTAGGAAACATTTCTTGGTGTATTCTCGGGGAGATATTATCGGTTTGTTATTGCAAATGACTGCAGGAGTTTGTACTTGGCGTCCTTCCATGTTGTAGAGGTTCACACTCTCTTCTTTTCtgaaatagattgtgagaatgCTACTGGTGTATTCTTGTGTAGCTCCTTATTTGGTTGGGCATAAGCATTGGAAATATCATATTATTTGAATGTACCTTTTTGATTGACCAACTTCTATGGAATCTGATCTAATGTCTTCCATGTAAGTGGCCTTGTATGAAACTAAAGAACGGTCTTATTTAGAGAGCATGGTATGTGAGCTGTGCTTCTGTAATTAAAATTGTGCACAAGGTACTTTTGTTTCTTTCAACTTAGTGATTATGGGTTATAGCCAGATGAATTTGTCTTTTCTAATGCGTTTTCCTTAAAGGTTTTAGATGGTCTAATCATGGAAACTGGTTTCATAAAACTCATTATTTCATACTTTACAGGTTATGTTTTTGAGGAATTGTCTTCTGACGTGACTTTTTTGAGGTGTTATTAAATTCATATCAGGAAGTTTATATCACTTCTGATGCTATTCATTCGTGAAATATTTTGATTATCGCCATTTATATTGTGCTTGAGAATACCATGCTTAAAAAGTAATCAAACTCTTATTTACCGCAATTTGAGATGCTCAAAGTTGTTCATGTTGGTATCTTTCTCTTGATTATTATGATGCAGTTGTGTTCCTTTTGTACATTAGATGGCTTTGTTTTAAGGTTGGCATCTGTTTGCTATTGTCAATTGTATGGTGTATTCTCAGTGATCAGCCCATTATACTATAGTCAACCTTTTGTATTACGGAGTAATAGGGTTAAGATCTATGATGCACGGAAACGTGGTTTTTTTGGCATCTGGGCGTTTCCAAAACGTTTCGAAACGTGGAAACGCAGAAACGCGGTAAAAACGtctcatttttcttaaaaacgtTTCGCACTAATGAATTCAGAAAAGACGCTGGGGAAACGCTCTTTTTGGAAATAACAGACGTTTCctttttaaaatcccccaaatTCCCAATGTTAGCATTTATTATAACCTAGGCTCTCCGATTCTCTCAATATCTCCGCTATTCCTTCTTCCTCTGGTACAGCGATCCTCCCTTTGGTTTCACTCTTCACCGCAGATAGTGGTCGTCGGTGGCGGCGTCGAGGTAAGGTCATAGGATTTTCTGTCCAATTTGTTAATATTGTAGTATTGTACTGTATGAATTAAGTAGTTAAAGACCTAATTATCTAAACACCCCTTAATTTATACGAAATGAGTTTAATTTATACAAAAATGAGATTAATTTATACGAAATGGGTTGATTTGATGCACAATTGTGCTCAATACTTCAAATTATACGAAATTGAGTCACTAATTGTATACGAAATTGAGTCACTAAATGGCTTAATTTGAGTCAGTTTAATTTTACACCATTTGGATATTTGATTATTTGATATTGTTTTATAAGTGTATGGATACTTGGACAATAGCCAATGTTAAGATTTGTGTCAGTGGTTTGATTATTAAAGGCTTGAATTCTAGGTATTATGGGCTTGCATTCCAAGTGTTCGACAAAATGCCCAACTGAAATTCACCTTTGTCATATCTGCTCATTCTATGATAATATTAGATTATTAACTGCATTAtctgaccatattttctatttaaattcctttaatttatgtatttGTATTACAAATTATTTAAATTGCCGTTTCCCCATATCCGTTTCACGGTTTCTGTGCAACCTAGGTTAAAATCCTGTATCTTTTAATGCAATTTCTTGATGTCTTCGATCAACATGTTCGGGAATAGTCCTGTAATCTCAGTATTCCTGTTTGGGTTAATGTTGGTGTATAGAAAATTAGGATTGTTGGTATGTTGAAGTCCTATAAGCTTAGAATCCTTGTTTCGTTTGAATAAATAATTGGTTTTTACTTTACAGGTTAAGTGTTTTGAGGAATTGTCTTCTGGTGTGACTTTTTTGAGGTGTTATTAAGTTCATATCAGGAAGTTTATATCACTTCTGATGCTATTCATTTgtgacttttattttattttattatggcCATTAATATTTTGCCTGAGAATACCATGCTTAAAAACTAATCAAAACTCTTATTTACCGTAATTAATTGACCAGTTAGCAGTTACACATATTGATTTGTTCAAGCTCATAATTTGATTTGTATGACCCCTGTTTAGTGATCTACTGTTGCCTGTCTAAACAATTGTTGTTTTCGTTTAGAAACATTTTGTaatattcaaacttttgtgTGGTAAATGAACAGGAGTGATGGCAAGCAAGGCTGTGAAAACCGTGGCAAAGGCAGCGACTGAATACCAATATCCTTGGCAGGAGAAGTTAGTGAAGTACAGGGATGAGTTTGCGAAAGGTGTTTGGGGTTACTGGGAACTCGGTGCATGGAAGCCTTTGGGAATAAGTGCTCGACGTCGTGCAAGGATCCG contains these protein-coding regions:
- the LOC110802816 gene encoding uncharacterized protein, coding for MGSSRKRLKRAPESDSESGFEEEDEFVNQVSGEEFEASDDYSDGEENEEGEGESEDDSEGEEEADDDVGVLNVGQKDDEMQELEKEYRDLQNMEQSLIQNLKRHKDEDHVKGQAIKSQKALWDKALELRFLLQKPYFKSNKLPQEPIRSSFCEADEGVSAAYSDLIASSKEAIESLVHLQEALLDNNQSIGEAAEGGSSEEVEEMTVNEETEWLHISQAQSRVAPFRNKAIDKWQRKADVHSGGAAKKVKLLAFNQNISDQVATYMRDPSKMIKSMQLRREIVGVFGNIAKQVGNANEEGNTEGDPELLDDSEFYQQLLKEFFETIDPSSSESAFYALKRLQTKKRKVVDRRASKSRKIRYHVHEKIVNFMAPEPIDLPPMAPKLFENLFGLRTQKPTSAA